The Nitrospirota bacterium DNA segment TAAAGGGGGGAACTAATGCTGCTTCGGGAAGATGTTGAGTTTAATTTCCCCCTTTGAAAAAGGGGGAGTAAGGGGGATTTTCATAACCCCAGGCTCATGAATGTTAATTTGATCGTTTTCTCCCAGGGTTCAAGTTCGAATTAATATATTTAACCCTGGAATTGAAGTGGAAAATAATTGCGGATAATTAGTGTATACCGTAGTCCTTGATCTTTGTCAATAATGTCTTGTAGCTAACCTTAAGGATATCGGCAGCCCTGGATTTGTTTCCCTTTGTCAGCGCCAGTATTGACTTTATTGCCCGGACTTCTGTTGACCTTGTTGCAGCATAAACGAGCTCTGCAAGCCCGCCTGCTGAGACTTCATCTGTCTTTATAGCGGTTTCCAGCAGGCCAAGATGTTCCGGCAATATAGTGCTACCGTCACAGAGTATTATTGCCCGTTCAATGCAATTCTCAAGTTCACGGATATTCCCCTTCCATGGCTGCTGTATTAATATTTCCATGGCAGGTTCTGATATGTCCCTGATATGTTTCTTCAACTCTGTGTTGTATGTGGATATGAAGTGATAGGCAAGCTGAGGGATATCTTCCCTGCGTTCGCGAAGGGGAGGCAGGGTAATGGGAAAGACGGTCAGGCGGTAGTAGAGGTCTTCCCTGAAGGTCTTGCTGACTATAGCCTCTTTAAGGTCTCTGTTGGTTGCTGCAATGATCCGTACATCCACCTCTATCTTCTTTGTACCACCCACACGCTCTATGGCGTCTCCCTGTAATACACGCAGGAGCTTGGCCTGAAGCCCCGGGTCCATCTCTCCTATTTCATCCAGAAAGATGGTTCCATTGTTTGCAAGCTCGAATTTCCCTGTCCTTTTGTCTGTAGCCCCTGTAAATGAACCCTTCTCATGTCCAAAGAGCTCACTCTCGAGGAGCTCCTTTGGAATAGCGGCGCAGTTAATGGCAACAAAGGGGCCGTCTTTGTACAGGCTCAGATGATGAATGGTCTTTGCAAAGACCTCTTTCCCAGTGCCGCTCTCACCTGAGAGCATGACAGTAGCCTTGCTTGGCGCCA contains these protein-coding regions:
- a CDS encoding sigma-54-dependent Fis family transcriptional regulator yields the protein MATILVVEDNVSMAKMLNQTLYSEGYKILLCTDTPCGLEQIQNENIDLVLTDLRLPSGTGIDILSAVREQSPFTPVILMTAFGRIEDAVKAVKEGAYDFITKPFDPDHLLLLIKRALEKKRLLTENVLLKEGREKDVPGLIGKSPKFLEAVQLAHKVAPSKATVMLSGESGTGKEVFAKTIHHLSLYKDGPFVAINCAAIPKELLESELFGHEKGSFTGATDKRTGKFELANNGTIFLDEIGEMDPGLQAKLLRVLQGDAIERVGGTKKIEVDVRIIAATNRDLKEAIVSKTFREDLYYRLTVFPITLPPLRERREDIPQLAYHFISTYNTELKKHIRDISEPAMEILIQQPWKGNIRELENCIERAIILCDGSTILPEHLGLLETAIKTDEVSAGGLAELVYAATRSTEVRAIKSILALTKGNKSRAADILKVSYKTLLTKIKDYGIH